GCAACGGCCATTCTCCTTCTGATTCTGATCCTTGGGATCGTCGCGCTGGCGACTGGGATCATCCTTGGCGCGCGCAGACGCCGGCCGTTGGAAGAAGCGCCCCCCGAGGTCGAAGAGGCGGCTCCCGAGGTCGAAGAAGCGCCCCCCGAAGCGCCCCCCCCGGTGCAAGCCCTCCCGGAGGTCGCCGAGGTGCCGCCTCCGGTGGAACCGGTCGAACCCGAACCTGAACCTGAACCCGAACCCGTTCCGGTCGAGGCGCCGCCCCCGCCGGTGGAGATCCCTGCGCGCGGCCGGGTCCGTTCAATCGGGGCTTCGATTCGTCGCTTGTTCGGTGGATCGTCCCTGACGCCCGAGCAGTGGGAAGAACTCGAGGAAGTCTTGCTGCGTGCCGACGTCGGCGTGGTCGCGACCGGGCGGATTGTTGCGGCGTTGCGCGCGCGCGCCGACGTGAGTGACGGGATGCAGGCACTGCGAGCCGAACTTCTGGACGTGCTCGGGACCCCCGATCGCGCACTTGCGCGTAAAACCGACGGTGTAACGGTGTGGCTGGTGACGGGCGTGAACGGGGTCGGCAAGACGACCACGATCGGCAAGCTCGCCTCGCAACTCACGCGCGCCGGATCCTCGACGGTGCTTGCCGCCGCGGACACGTTTCGCGCGGCTGCCGACGAGCAGTTGCAGCGTTGGGCCGAGGCAGCCGGCGCCGAGA
The Actinomycetota bacterium genome window above contains:
- the ftsY gene encoding signal recognition particle-docking protein FtsY, translated to MIDGSGPATAILLLILILGIVALATGIILGARRRRPLEEAPPEVEEAAPEVEEAPPEAPPPVQALPEVAEVPPPVEPVEPEPEPEPEPVPVEAPPPPVEIPARGRVRSIGASIRRLFGGSSLTPEQWEELEEVLLRADVGVVATGRIVAALRARADVSDGMQALRAELLDVLGTPDRALARKTDGVTVWLVTGVNGVGKTTTIGKLASQLTRAGSSTVLAAADTFRAAADEQLQRWAEAAGAEIVKHSPGADPAAVVFDAVAAARARGADALIVDTAGRLQNKRNLMEELTKIRRVLERESGPPDEVLLVLDATTGQNAIAQARAFSEAVAVTGLILTKLDGTARGGIVIAVQQELGIPVKMVGLGEGIDDLAPFDPEVFVDDLLRA